CCTCGATGTCTTCGACGAGACGAACGTCCTCGTTAACGTAATATCGTTTGCGGAAAAACTCATACATCTCGAGCGACCGATCGTCCCCGTTCTGTTTCAAGTTCTCCATCGTCGCATCGATCAAGTCGAGTCGACTCGCGACGAGTCCCGCCTCTGAGTACATCTCATAGAAGACGTCCGAGTATTTATGGTCTTGATGCAACACCGATACGACCTCGAGCGCTTCTTCCATCGTCAAATCGATTTCATGTAGCACGTCGCCGGTTTCCGTCAACACTCGTCCGCCGTTTGAAGAGACGATCGGGCACGTGAGGCCGACCTCATCGAGGATTTCTTTCGCATTGAAGTAATTGCGTCCCGTCGCAATCGCAAAGCGAATCCCTTGCGCTTCTGCCGCACGGACGATTTCTGCCGTCTCGGGTGCGATTTTCGTGTGGTTGTGCAGGATCGTGCCGTCCATATCAGATACGAACAATTTATACGTTGTCATCAACATCCACTCCTCTTTTTCTGTTTCGCTTATAACTATAACAAAAAGAGAGGCCATCGGAATAATCCGACACCTCCCTTCATAAATCTTTAATCTTCTTCCGAGAGCGCCTTGATCTGTTCATGGACGCTCTTGATGCAGTCCGGCATGCCGATCCCGTCGTAGGCGATGCCCGCGAGCAGGATGCCTGGATAGACGCGGCCCATCTCGGCGCGTAGCGCGCGGACCCGGTCGGAATGGAAGACGGCGTATGGCGGCAGCCCGTCCCGGAGCCGGCTGACGACCGTCTCGAGCGGGGCTGCTTTAATCGTCATCAAGCCGCCAAGGTCCCGAAGTGCGGTCGTCACAATCTCGTCATCAGACGCATCGACGATGTCATCGGCGCCCGGTCGTCCGAGAAAGACGCGCAGGACGTGATACCCTTCCGGCACGGCGTGCGGCCATTTTTGGTCGATGAACGTGCACGCGGTGATCGTCACGTCCGCCTCTTGGCTCGTGACGAAACCTGTCCCGACGAACGGCAGCTCGATATCGTCTTGTTTAAACACGAGCGAGCACGTCGCCGTCGCGTGCGGCTTCATGTCCGCGAGAAAATCGCTGTCGACTTTCGGCAAGAACTGGCGGATGAGCCGGGGCGGGACCGTCAAGATGAGGTGATCGGACTCGATATCCCCACGGTTCGTCAGCAGGCGATAGCCGCCCTCAATCTCCTCGACTTGTTCGACCGAACAGTTCAAGACGATTTCAGTGCGCTCTAGCCGTTCGGCTAGACGGTCGGTGAGCGACTTCAACCCTCGTTTGAGTGAAGCGAACTGTCCGACTTTCTTCGCCCCGACTTCAGCGACCCGCTGCTCGGGACGAAGGTGACGCATTCCCTCATACAAGTTGCCGTATTTCTTCTCGCCTTCGATAAATTGCGGGAACGTCGACAACGCACTCATCTGATCGATATCTCCCGCATAAATCCCGGAAAGAAGCGGCTCGATCAACCGGTCGACGATCGGGTCCCCGACGCGCTCGCGTAAATAAAGCCCGAGCGAGACGTCCGTCTTCGGCGCTTCGACGTCCGGGGGCGACAACAGCATCTTCCGAAGCGTGGCGTGTTCTTCCTCGGACAAGAGTGTCGTATCCTTGAACGCATCGACGTCGAGCGGAATGCCCATGACCGTCTGCTTCGGAATCGGATGTAATCCGTCATGATGGAGCACGTACGCTTGGCCGACGCCGTTCCGGACGATCTCATCGCCGAGCCCGACCTCATGAATCAAGTCGGTCATCGCCGTTTTCCGGAACACATACGAATCCGGCCCTCGTTCGACCGCAAATTCCCCGGTCTCGAACGTATCGATTTTTCCACCTAAACGGCCGCTCGCTTCGACGAGCTTGATGGTGACGTCTTCCGGCAAATAACGCTCGGCATAAAAAGCGGCGGTGAGACCTGTGATCCCACCACCGACAATCGTTACATTACGCATGATGTACAATCACGCTTTCCATTCGATCGGCGATGGCTTCAATGAAGCTACGCTCCGCGTTTGGCATGTTTGGACGTGCATAGTGGACGCCTAGGCGGTCACAAACGACTTTACATTCCACGTCGTTATCGAAGAGCACCTCGAGATGATCCGCGACGAATCCGACCGGCGTATAGACGAACGCCTCATAACCATGCTTTTCATAAAGTTCAGCCGTCAAATCTTGGACGTCCGGTCCGATCCACGGGTCAGGCGTGTTGCCCTCTGACTGCCAACCGACCTCATAGTTCGGTACGCCCGCCGCTTGGGCGATTTTATCCGCCGTCTCTTTCAATTGATCCGGATACGGGTCGCCGCCTGCCAAAATCTTCTCTGGGAGACTGTGTGCCGAGACGATCAAGCATGCCTTCTCGGCCGGTACCGGCAAGTTCGCAAACGTCGCTTTGATCGCTTCCGCCCACCAGTTGATGAATTTCGGCTCATCGTACCACGATTCGACCGAACGGATCTCGATGCCGTATTTCGCGGCTTCTTCATGCGCCCGCCCGTTGTACGACTTGACGCTGTATGACGAGTAGTGCGGAGCCAATACGACCGACACCGCTTCTTTGATGCCGTCGTTCGCCATTTGCGCGACCGCATCTTCTACGAACGGTTCGATGTGCTTAAGCCCGATGTAGAGTTTGAAGTCGATCTCACCGGCGTGACGCTCGTTCAAGATGTCACGGAGCGTCTCCGCTTGGTCGATCGTGATTTTCGCGAGCGGTGACACGCCTCCGATGGCCTCATAGCGCTCCGTCAAGTCTTGGAGTGCTTCCGGTGATGGTTTACGGCCATAGCGGATGTGTGTGTAGTAGCGCTCGATATCTTCAGGTTTGTATGGTGTCCCATAAGCCATTACGAGTAATCCGACGGTTTTCATAATGATTTGCCTCCCATTTTTTCACGTGAGTAGTCATGGATAAATGCTGTCAATTTGACGAGAACGGACGGATCGACTTCCGGGAACACCCCATGTCCCAAGTTGAAGACGTATCCAGGTTGTTTCATCCCCTCGTCGAGGATTTCTTTCACTTTCGCTTCGATGACCGGCCACGGGGCCAACAAGAATGACGGGTCAAGGTTACCTTGGACCGCTTTCGTGATGCCGCGGTCGCGCGCATCTTGAATCGATAGGCGCCAGTCGAGTCCGACGACGTCGAGCGGCTGGTCTTGCCACTCTTCGACGAGATGGCTCGCTCCGACACCGTGCATGATGAGCGGGATGTCGAGCTTGCGCAACTCGGTGAAGATCCGTTCTGTCGTCGGTTTGATATAACGGACATAATCCTTACGGCTGAGCGTCCCGACCCATGAGTCGAACAATTGGAACGCCTGGATCCCGGCTTCTGCCTGCGCCGTCGCATATGTGATGACCATGTCGCCCAGTTTCTCCATAAGCGCGTTCCACACGTCCGGCTCGGCGTACATGAGTGCTTTCGTTCGGTGGTAGCTCTTCGAAGGACCACCTTCAATCATGTAGCTCGCGAGCGTGAACGGTGCGCCTGAGAATCCGATGAGCGGAACTTCCAAACGTTCCCGAAGCAAACGGATCGTCTCGAACACGTACGAGATGTCTTCCGGATTGAGCGGTTTCAAACGCTCCACATCTGCCATCGTCCGGTATGGGTTATCAATGACCGGACCGATGCCGCTCTTGATTTCCACATCGACGCCCATCGACGGGAGTGGCGTCATGATGTCTTTATACAGAATGGCCGCGTCGACTCCAAGTTGTTTCACCGGGAGCTCTGTCACGTAGGCACACAGCTCGGCATCATGCGTGATCTCAAATAGTGTCCTCGTTTTTTTGATCTCACGATATTCTGGTTGGTAGCGTCCGGCTTGGCGCATGTACCAGACGGGCACATAGTCTGTCGCCTCTCCTCGAAACGCCTTCAAAATAGTATCGTTCATACGTCGCGTCATTCCCCTCTATAATTCTCCTACACTCTTCTTCTATAGGTATGTGAACTCAAAAACATTATACAGAAATTAATTAGAATAATGCTAATGTGAAGCATTTTCATTGTGTTTTCTTTGTGTCATTTCTTTGTCGGATACGTGCGGAAGGCTGAATTGAGCTGACCTCGAATCAAATCGTCACGCTGTTTCGACGACAGACGCTTCTCGCGCTCTTTGATGTCTTGAATTCGCCAACCATCCTCAAGTTTCGACGCTATATCGACCAATCGCTCGACGTCATGGAAGGAATATTTACGTGACCCACCTTTTGTCCGATCCGGAAAGACGAGCCCTTTCGCTTCATAATAACGGACTTGTCGCTCCGAAAGTCCTGTCAGCTCAGTGATGACGCCCATCCCGATTACTTTCTTCGACTTATAGTCCATCCCTCGTCCTCCTCCTTCATAAAAAAACTATGTCAGATAATCTGACAAATTGCAATCCAAGTCGATTTTTTCGTCTTACACTGAAAACAACTTTTGAATCATCAATCGCAAAAAGGAGGAATCGCAACATGGAAGACATCTTATATTATATGGACACGCTGTTCGTACTCATCGCTGCACTGCTCGTCTTAACGATGCAACTTGGTTTTGGCTTGCTCGAGACGGGGACGCTCCGGGCTAAAAACGCCGGGCACGTCGCAGTCAAACAAATCATCAGCCTCTCTGTGGCGGCACTCGCCTTTTGGGCCGTCGGCTTCGGCCTCTCCTTCGGGGACGGGACCCGCTGGTTCGGGACGGAAGGATTCTTCATGAACGGATCGTTCACGAGCCTTGATTGGGCCAACGTCTCGATCGACATCAAATTCTTGTTCCAGTTGTCGTTCGTCGCTGTCGCACTCGCCATCGCCTGGGGCGGTTTCGCAGAGCGGGCCAAACTTTCCGCGTACGTCTTGTTCGGTATCTTCTTCGTCGCCATCCTCTATCCGATCGTCGCCCGCTCCGTATGGGCCGGTGGACTCCTCGGATCGATGGGCATGCAAGACTTCGCCGGTTCGGCCGTCGTCCACCTTCAAGGCGGAATGGCCGCCCTCATGGCCACGATCATCTTGAAACCACGTCGTAAAACCGAATCACTCGCCGGTCACAACCACGTCTTGACGGTCGTCGGTGGACTCGTGCTCTGGCTCTGCTGGTTCGGATTCAATGCCGGGTCGACGATGTCGGTCGCAGATGGATTCTTCGGTTACGTCGCTCTTACGACGATGCTCGCCACGGCTGCCGGTGCCCTCGGCGCCCTCGCCATCGTCATGATGCATAAGAAGACAGCGGACATCCCGACAATCGTCAACGGTGTGCTCGGGGCGCTCGTCGCGATCACTGCTGCCTGTGCCTTCGTCGAACCATGGGCCGCCGTCGTCATCGGTGCCGTCGCTTCAATCGCCACATACGGTACGAGCATCCTCATGGCAAAATATATCGATGACCCGCTCTGTGCTTTCTCGGTACACGGGGTCGCCGGAATCATCGGGACGCTCGCGCTCGGATTCTTCGCCTCGCCTCGCTTGGTCGAGATCACAGGCATCGGTTCGGCCGGCCTCTTCTACGGCGGCGGCTTGGGTCAACTCGGTGTTCAAGCACTCGGCGTCTTGATTGCAATGGTCATCGCTGGTGGCGGTAGCTACGCCTTCTTGAAATTGCTCGACGTCACGATCGGTCTTCGTGTCACGGAAGAACAAGAAGATATCGGCCTCGACATCGCCGAGCACGGTGTATCCGCATACGGTGAAGTCGAGACAGAACCTGAAACTCCGGCACGCCTCCCGAAAATTCTCGGGTCGAGTGTATCGGTCATGTCACCGAAGAAATAACGACAACAGTCAGGGACACCCAAAGCGGGTGTCCCTGTTTCATGTCAGTTGGCTCAAATAGTACCGGACGACCATATATGCGAGCACGAGACCGACGAGCGCGTCCCACGTCGCCCCGAACATGAGCGAAGCCGCGCCAAGGGCGAGCATTTGCGCGAACAACAGCCGTGTCGCCCACCATTTATAGGCGACGAGCCGCTCGGCACGTGTGATCGGCAACCACGACGCCATCGACACCGTGTCGAGTCGTTTAAACAATGGGACGAGTTGCAAGGCAGTCAACCCGACGAAAAGCGGGACGACCAACCCGACGTACCACCCGCCCGAGAGCCACATGACGACGAGCGCGACGGCGGAAAGACGCAACACGAGATCGAGCGAGTCGTTCGAGCGCATGACCCGGAGGCCATAGACGTACCGTGCCGCATCGGCCCGTTTCAAGACCGAGCGCTCGAGCAGGCTGACGATGAGCGATCGTTCCCGCACATCTTCCCGCATCGCCGGGACATCGACGAACCAACTGACGACCCGGTTGAACTGGGCTTTGCTCTTCTCTTCAAGCAAGAGCCAATCGAACAGCGGGATGCGTCGATTTCGTCGCACGTGGAGCAAGATGAATGGGATGAGCGCCGGCACCGGTGTCAACATCGGCACACCAAACAGGATGAGAAAGCCGCTGGCGAGCGCGCTCGGCAAGACGACATATTTGACCCCCTCCAACTTGGCGAGCCGCCCCGCCACCGAGATCAGGACACTCGTCGCGATGATGGCCCCGACTTCGACCGAGGTGAGCGCTTGCGTCCGGACGAGCAACGGCAACACGACGAGCATGATGAGGACGGCACGGACGGCAGCGAAGACGACGTTGAATAGTCGAACGCCGTTCATGAACGTTTGCATCTCACCGAGTCGCGGCAATAAGAAGACTTGGTCCGCTTCTTGAATCAATGTGCGGGGGCGATGCCCGAGCGGCAGAAGCAACCAGAGGAGCGCCACAATCCATTCACTCGGGAATGCCGGGTCCAAGTCCGTCAAGAACTGGTTGTAAACGAACGCTCCGTAAATGAGCGTGAAATAAAGTGTGAACAACAAACCGCCGTTCGCCACGTACCGGCTGTATTTCACGACGTCCTCCACCCAGACGCCAAATCGTTGTTTGAACACGTTCATTGCTTCCGCTCCTCGGCATCAATCGCCTCGACATAAATGTCATCGAGCGTGGCGTCCGGACGAAGACCATATGTCTCGCGCAACTGCGCCGCCGTACCGGTCGCGATGACCGACCCCTGGTGCAAGAAAACGAAGCGGTCGCAGTGACGTTCCGCCGTCTCCAAGATGTGGGTCGACATCAAGATGGCGCAATCTTCCTTATACTCATCAAACAATCTCAATAGTTGACGAATCGCGAGTGGATCGAGTCCGACGAACGGCTCATCGACGATGAGGAGCGGCGTCTTTGTCACGAGTGCACAGAGGATCATCGCTTTTTGCCGCATTCCTTTTGAAAAAACGGACGGAAACCAGTCCAATTGCTTCTCCATCCGCATATCTCGGGACAATCTTTCGGTCCGGATTTTCAGGTCGGCCTCGTCGATGTCATACGCTTTCCCGATTAGCGTCAAATGTTCACGCAACGTCAATGTGTCGTATAAAATAGGGGTCTCGGGTATATAACTTATTTTCTTACGATAGTTATTTTCCGAAGAAGCGAGTGTCTCACTATCGACTTCGACCGATCCCGAAATCGGATCAAGCAATCCTAAAATATGTTTGATCGTCGTCGATTTCCCGGCGCCGTTTAGCCCTATGAGCCCCACGAGCTCACCTTTTTTCACTTCAAACGAAACATCGTGTAACACTTGTTTACCTATATAACCGCCGTTCAACTGGTCGACGTGCAACATGAAAACTCCACCCCTCATTTTCAACTTTTTTTCGTGATATATGTTTTAAAAGCTGTCACATGGGAATAATCTGAACTGTAAGGCATTTTAAAACTTATTCATTACTTCCATTGTTCCATAAAATTGTTAGGAAGAACAATGGACAAAACAGAAAGGAGAATGTTTTTATGGGTTGGATTATCACTTTAATCGTCGGGGGTATTATCGGTTGGTTAGCAGGTCTTATTTTAGGTAAGGATGTACCAGGTGGCGTCATCGGGAACATCATTGCCGGTATCATCGGTGCTTGGCTCGGTGGCCTCATCTTCGGAGACTTCGGTCCTGCAGTTGGCGGCATCGCGATTATTCCAGCACTTCTCGGTGCGATTATCTTGATCTTGATCGTATCGTTCGTTATGAAGTCAATGAACAAAAAGCGCTAATCCAGTGCTAGAAAAACGGGACCCTCGCCTAATCTGTACCCCTTGTAAAGGACATTAATAAAAAAACTTATGCTGATTCAAGGAGATGATTCCTGTACTGTACGGGAGTCATCTTTTTCATGTTCCATTGATAACGATGATGGTTGTAATAGTTAATGGTTTTTCGGATTTCACGCTGTAGTGAATCGAACGTGGTACAGGCCTTTAACTCGACGATATCCTTGAAATGTCCAAAGAATGATTCCTGGACAGCGTTATCCCAACAGTTGCCCCGTCGGGACATGGATTGACCTAGCTTCATACGCTTCACCTCTTTCTGATAGGTCGGGCTCGTGTAGTGCCCTCCTTGATCTGAATGGATGAATGCGTCCTTGTCCAAGCGAATCCTCCGGTTCTTCCGTAAACGCTTCAACGTATCCAATACAATGTCGAGATTGATGTTCTCAGAGAGTTGATGCGCCAGTACCTCATTGGTCGAACCGTCCACGATGGTCGAAAGATAGGCTCGCTTACCGTTCCCGTAAAATATGTAGGTGATATCGGTGAGAAGCACCTTGTAGGGAGTGCCCTGTTTGAATTCGCGTTTGAGGCGATTCGGCACCACCCGGTGCTCGGCCGTCGCCTTAATGAGCCGTTTGTATGGCTTCGCCTTGCGGATTGGACACACGATGTTGTATTTCCGCATGATACGTCGGATACACTTCAGGTTCATCGTCACACCGAAATGACCAGACAGCACCATCTTGATCTGCCTAGCACCCTTCTTGCGCTTCTTGAAGTGGAACGCCTTCAGAACGAGGTCACGAAGAGCCACGTCTTTCGATTCGCGCTCCTGTCTGGTCTGTCTCCTCCGTTCCGAGAAATAGGCGTGGTATCCCTGACGTGACACCCCGGCCACCTGGCAGAGATGGCTGACCATCCCCTTCATTTTGTGCTTGATGATGACACCTTGAATCAGCTCATACTTTTGCGATGCGTTAAGTCCAGCTTTCCTCTCCCTTCCGCCAGGCGGATCTCCTTTAATAGTTCGACCTCTGCTTTCAACAGTTTGTTTTCGGCCTCGAGCTTCGCGTACCGTTCTTCTGTCGACAGCTCTTTATCTCTCCAACGTCCTGAATTACTTGATCGTGTATCGCGCAGCCCCATTACCCCATCTTTTCGGTAAGCTCGTGTCCAACGATTTTTACAAGAACTCATACGCCGTTCACCGAGTACCTCCACATCGAATCCACATCCCCGGAAGATTTCCACAGGGAACTTTCCTTCCAACGTCTGTGCTATAAAAAGTTCCTTAAACTCATCGGTATACGTGATCCCTTTCGGGCTCACAGATTTAACGTAAGGATTTGCGGCTAGCGCATCTATTTCTTTTGACGTAAATATCTTCTTCGACACTCGAATTCACTCCCAATATGATTTAGTCCAGTGTACACAAAAACCCTGAGCAGTAGACTTTTTTTTAGTGTCTACTACTCAGGGTACAGTTTAGCCGAGGGTCCCGTTTTTTGTCATGTGAGGATGAGATAGAGGGCCTCATCCCGCTCGATGAATCGTTTCTCGCTCTCCAAACGCAAAAACGTGAAAATCGACTCGAGCAACGTCCGGTCGTAGCGCCATTCGACACCGAGGTCCGTTTCGACTCGCTCGTTCGGTTCACCTAAAAGCGCAATGAGGTCATCCGGCCGCTTCTGTAAATCGATGTCGATGCGTTCGACGCGCCCGTCAACAAACCGTAACTCCATCCCCTCATAGCGCCAAACGTCCCCTCGCTCCATCGGTTCACCAATCTCATCGAGGACGGTTTGTTCCCGTTTGTTCATCAGCCCTTCGATCGTCTCAATCGAGTGACCTGTCTGAGCTTCGACTTCGATTTCAATCAACTCGGCCCGATCAAGATCGAACTGCCCGGCGACGGTCTCAGCTTGTTCCGGCAACAAGGCAAACGCCAAGTCATC
This sequence is a window from Exiguobacterium mexicanum. Protein-coding genes within it:
- a CDS encoding Cof-type HAD-IIB family hydrolase, with product MTTYKLFVSDMDGTILHNHTKIAPETAEIVRAAEAQGIRFAIATGRNYFNAKEILDEVGLTCPIVSSNGGRVLTETGDVLHEIDLTMEEALEVVSVLHQDHKYSDVFYEMYSEAGLVASRLDLIDATMENLKQNGDDRSLEMYEFFRKRYYVNEDVRLVEDIEDFIKNEAGRVYKFIAFSSHFEKMSSLWTEIDERVEGVYVTSSGNDNIEVMANGADKGHGIKKLAEHFGVDLSEVVVIGDNLNDIPMFEVAGKAIAMGNSHEDLIAISHHVTERHDEYGVANALKRVMTGEWK
- the hemG gene encoding protoporphyrinogen oxidase, with protein sequence MRNVTIVGGGITGLTAAFYAERYLPEDVTIKLVEASGRLGGKIDTFETGEFAVERGPDSYVFRKTAMTDLIHEVGLGDEIVRNGVGQAYVLHHDGLHPIPKQTVMGIPLDVDAFKDTTLLSEEEHATLRKMLLSPPDVEAPKTDVSLGLYLRERVGDPIVDRLIEPLLSGIYAGDIDQMSALSTFPQFIEGEKKYGNLYEGMRHLRPEQRVAEVGAKKVGQFASLKRGLKSLTDRLAERLERTEIVLNCSVEQVEEIEGGYRLLTNRGDIESDHLILTVPPRLIRQFLPKVDSDFLADMKPHATATCSLVFKQDDIELPFVGTGFVTSQEADVTITACTFIDQKWPHAVPEGYHVLRVFLGRPGADDIVDASDDEIVTTALRDLGGLMTIKAAPLETVVSRLRDGLPPYAVFHSDRVRALRAEMGRVYPGILLAGIAYDGIGMPDCIKSVHEQIKALSEED
- the hemH gene encoding ferrochelatase encodes the protein MKTVGLLVMAYGTPYKPEDIERYYTHIRYGRKPSPEALQDLTERYEAIGGVSPLAKITIDQAETLRDILNERHAGEIDFKLYIGLKHIEPFVEDAVAQMANDGIKEAVSVVLAPHYSSYSVKSYNGRAHEEAAKYGIEIRSVESWYDEPKFINWWAEAIKATFANLPVPAEKACLIVSAHSLPEKILAGGDPYPDQLKETADKIAQAAGVPNYEVGWQSEGNTPDPWIGPDVQDLTAELYEKHGYEAFVYTPVGFVADHLEVLFDNDVECKVVCDRLGVHYARPNMPNAERSFIEAIADRMESVIVHHA
- the hemE gene encoding uroporphyrinogen decarboxylase — its product is MTRRMNDTILKAFRGEATDYVPVWYMRQAGRYQPEYREIKKTRTLFEITHDAELCAYVTELPVKQLGVDAAILYKDIMTPLPSMGVDVEIKSGIGPVIDNPYRTMADVERLKPLNPEDISYVFETIRLLRERLEVPLIGFSGAPFTLASYMIEGGPSKSYHRTKALMYAEPDVWNALMEKLGDMVITYATAQAEAGIQAFQLFDSWVGTLSRKDYVRYIKPTTERIFTELRKLDIPLIMHGVGASHLVEEWQDQPLDVVGLDWRLSIQDARDRGITKAVQGNLDPSFLLAPWPVIEAKVKEILDEGMKQPGYVFNLGHGVFPEVDPSVLVKLTAFIHDYSREKMGGKSL
- a CDS encoding MerR family transcriptional regulator, whose product is MDYKSKKVIGMGVITELTGLSERQVRYYEAKGLVFPDRTKGGSRKYSFHDVERLVDIASKLEDGWRIQDIKEREKRLSSKQRDDLIRGQLNSAFRTYPTKK
- a CDS encoding ammonium transporter gives rise to the protein MEDILYYMDTLFVLIAALLVLTMQLGFGLLETGTLRAKNAGHVAVKQIISLSVAALAFWAVGFGLSFGDGTRWFGTEGFFMNGSFTSLDWANVSIDIKFLFQLSFVAVALAIAWGGFAERAKLSAYVLFGIFFVAILYPIVARSVWAGGLLGSMGMQDFAGSAVVHLQGGMAALMATIILKPRRKTESLAGHNHVLTVVGGLVLWLCWFGFNAGSTMSVADGFFGYVALTTMLATAAGALGALAIVMMHKKTADIPTIVNGVLGALVAITAACAFVEPWAAVVIGAVASIATYGTSILMAKYIDDPLCAFSVHGVAGIIGTLALGFFASPRLVEITGIGSAGLFYGGGLGQLGVQALGVLIAMVIAGGGSYAFLKLLDVTIGLRVTEEQEDIGLDIAEHGVSAYGEVETEPETPARLPKILGSSVSVMSPKK
- a CDS encoding ABC transporter permease; amino-acid sequence: MNVFKQRFGVWVEDVVKYSRYVANGGLLFTLYFTLIYGAFVYNQFLTDLDPAFPSEWIVALLWLLLPLGHRPRTLIQEADQVFLLPRLGEMQTFMNGVRLFNVVFAAVRAVLIMLVVLPLLVRTQALTSVEVGAIIATSVLISVAGRLAKLEGVKYVVLPSALASGFLILFGVPMLTPVPALIPFILLHVRRNRRIPLFDWLLLEEKSKAQFNRVVSWFVDVPAMREDVRERSLIVSLLERSVLKRADAARYVYGLRVMRSNDSLDLVLRLSAVALVVMWLSGGWYVGLVVPLFVGLTALQLVPLFKRLDTVSMASWLPITRAERLVAYKWWATRLLFAQMLALGAASLMFGATWDALVGLVLAYMVVRYYLSQLT
- a CDS encoding ABC transporter ATP-binding protein — encoded protein: MLHVDQLNGGYIGKQVLHDVSFEVKKGELVGLIGLNGAGKSTTIKHILGLLDPISGSVEVDSETLASSENNYRKKISYIPETPILYDTLTLREHLTLIGKAYDIDEADLKIRTERLSRDMRMEKQLDWFPSVFSKGMRQKAMILCALVTKTPLLIVDEPFVGLDPLAIRQLLRLFDEYKEDCAILMSTHILETAERHCDRFVFLHQGSVIATGTAAQLRETYGLRPDATLDDIYVEAIDAEERKQ
- a CDS encoding GlsB/YeaQ/YmgE family stress response membrane protein, producing the protein MGWIITLIVGGIIGWLAGLILGKDVPGGVIGNIIAGIIGAWLGGLIFGDFGPAVGGIAIIPALLGAIILILIVSFVMKSMNKKR
- a CDS encoding IS3 family transposase (programmed frameshift), whose protein sequence is MSKKIFTSKEIDALAANPYVKSVSPKGITYTDEFKELFIAQTLEGKFPVEIFRGCGFDVEVLGERRMSSCKNRWTRAYRKDGVMGLRDTRSSNSGRWRDKELSTEERYAKLEAENKLLKAEVELLKEIRLAEGKRKAGLNASQKYELIQGVIIKHKMKGMVSHLCQVAGVSRQGYHAYFSERRRQTRQERESKDVALRDLVLKAFHFKKRKKGARQIKMVLSGHFGVTMNLKCIRRIMRKYNIVCPIRKAKPYKRLIKATAEHRVVPNRLKREFKQGTPYKVLLTDITYIFYGNGKRAYLSTIVDGSTNEVLAHQLSENINLDIVLDTLKRLRKNRRIRLDKDAFIHSDQGGHYTSPTYQKEVKRMKLGQSMSRRGNCWDNAVQESFFGHFKDIVELKACTTFDSLQREIRKTINYYNHHRYQWNMKKMTPVQYRNHLLESA